One part of the Sphingopyxis sp. PAMC25046 genome encodes these proteins:
- a CDS encoding TonB-dependent receptor, with the protein MSIKCRGADRGFGPPDRGLHHAKFILSNKNNILVEDVMRSKTSLFLAASTVSMLMAFAAPAFAQQALSPDAGLSGDGDAGQASEGEAIVVTGSRIARPELESPMPVSVTNMEQALDLGRISAIEALELDPALGTNQNLSSDVRGWDAGIAAVNLRDLGTNRSLTLIDGQRRVSGSARSSAVDIGMIPVSMIDRIEVVTGGAAAIYGADAVTGAVNVITKRNIEGLHISGLAGISEQGDAAKYLVSFATGGKFAEGRGSFSIGGTYSQSNPLIYTDRFDWRDWPTYRANPENTGIDDGIPDRVLAPNTRQLYFDYVPTYWLNGQRYKVEGGNVSESNCDIEYSPGQYAVCDGGDGRNLSDRDQFRGGLKSLALMGRVDYSITDAIEFGAHFSYSRQKYDGTYNYWRDDSRTTYFSGPVPGGRGASAKLDNPYLPDSVRQVMLDNNLTSLYIDRTYGNFPEREEDHDRESYTIGSSLSGKLGSRFKWEAFWQYGRVTDNVTEANVPWKSHWIAARDAIADPVTGDPICRDAAARAQGCVPFDIFSTAPATEAQIKWAMADRHEKRINTQQIYGANISGPLFALPYGDVSVAVGVEHRKETLKTTDDPLALAGELVYGAGPSEHPELDKSFNVSEAYGEVVIPLLSDLPFARRLEVEGAYRYSDYSTVGSTHAWKAGAMWSPVEGLSFRGVLSRSVRTPNFGELYEAKVETLTGAYTDACSLALYYASETRAANCKALGIDTPFETPRIGPVVVTGGNPDLKPETSNSLTLGAILQPRFLPGLDITVDYWDIDIKNVITQFSYATLIRLCVDAPTIDNPYCARVTRDPATGYATRVESNQLNAARLYARGVDIGLGYRRPIGEGTLSLSFKGTYLLDKVTETTPGIPEGDVVSDGAWENPRFRGNLLMAYKINDLNIALNTRFISAATYELNTDSDEAYPRQHIPAKVYNDLSVQYDIGEKYQFGFGVNNILNIMPTHMPTIYRDDRIYGVVGRYFFTTIKLNF; encoded by the coding sequence TTGTCGATAAAATGTCGTGGCGCAGACAGAGGGTTCGGTCCGCCGGACCGCGGCCTGCACCACGCAAAATTCATATTATCCAATAAAAACAATATTTTAGTGGAGGATGTAATGAGGTCTAAGACAAGCCTGTTTCTCGCGGCATCGACGGTTTCGATGTTGATGGCATTCGCCGCCCCCGCATTTGCCCAGCAGGCGCTATCGCCCGACGCCGGACTTTCCGGCGATGGAGACGCAGGGCAGGCGAGTGAAGGCGAGGCGATCGTCGTCACCGGTTCGCGCATCGCCCGGCCCGAACTCGAGTCCCCGATGCCGGTCAGTGTTACCAACATGGAGCAGGCGCTCGACCTCGGGCGAATCAGCGCCATAGAAGCGCTCGAGCTCGACCCGGCGCTGGGCACCAATCAGAATCTCAGCAGCGACGTCAGGGGGTGGGATGCGGGAATCGCGGCGGTCAACCTGCGCGATCTCGGTACCAACCGCAGCCTGACGCTGATCGACGGGCAGCGTCGCGTGTCCGGCTCCGCGCGATCCTCGGCGGTCGATATCGGCATGATCCCGGTGAGCATGATCGATCGGATCGAGGTCGTGACCGGCGGCGCCGCAGCGATCTATGGCGCCGACGCGGTGACGGGTGCCGTCAACGTCATCACCAAGCGCAACATCGAGGGCCTGCACATTTCGGGACTGGCCGGCATTTCGGAGCAGGGCGATGCCGCGAAATATCTGGTTTCGTTCGCCACCGGCGGCAAGTTTGCCGAGGGTCGAGGCTCCTTCTCGATCGGCGGCACCTATTCGCAATCCAATCCGCTGATCTACACCGACCGCTTCGACTGGCGCGATTGGCCGACCTATCGGGCGAACCCCGAAAATACCGGCATCGATGACGGCATTCCCGATCGGGTGCTCGCGCCGAACACCCGCCAACTCTATTTCGATTACGTCCCGACCTATTGGCTGAACGGCCAGCGCTACAAGGTCGAGGGCGGCAATGTGAGCGAATCCAATTGCGACATCGAATATAGCCCCGGGCAGTACGCCGTATGCGATGGCGGCGACGGCAGGAACCTGAGCGACCGCGATCAATTTCGGGGTGGGCTCAAGTCGTTGGCGCTGATGGGGCGGGTCGATTACAGCATCACCGACGCCATCGAATTCGGCGCGCATTTTTCCTATTCGCGCCAGAAATATGATGGGACGTATAATTATTGGCGCGACGACAGCCGGACGACCTATTTCTCCGGCCCGGTCCCCGGCGGGCGCGGCGCCAGCGCGAAGTTGGACAATCCCTATCTGCCCGACTCCGTCCGGCAGGTGATGCTCGATAACAACCTGACCTCGCTGTATATCGACCGGACCTATGGCAACTTCCCCGAGCGGGAAGAGGATCATGACCGGGAAAGCTACACGATCGGTTCCTCGCTCAGCGGCAAGCTGGGCTCCCGGTTCAAATGGGAGGCGTTCTGGCAATATGGCCGCGTGACCGACAATGTCACCGAAGCGAATGTTCCCTGGAAATCGCACTGGATCGCCGCGCGCGACGCCATCGCCGATCCGGTGACCGGCGACCCCATCTGCCGCGATGCGGCGGCCCGCGCACAGGGCTGCGTGCCGTTCGACATCTTCAGCACCGCGCCGGCGACCGAAGCGCAGATCAAGTGGGCGATGGCCGATCGGCACGAGAAGCGGATCAACACGCAGCAGATCTACGGCGCGAACATCAGCGGCCCTCTGTTCGCGCTTCCCTATGGCGATGTGTCGGTCGCCGTGGGTGTCGAGCATCGCAAGGAAACGCTGAAGACCACGGATGATCCGCTCGCGCTCGCGGGCGAGCTGGTTTACGGCGCCGGCCCGTCCGAACACCCCGAGCTCGACAAATCGTTCAATGTGAGCGAGGCCTATGGGGAGGTGGTCATCCCGCTCCTCAGCGACCTGCCGTTCGCGCGGCGGCTCGAAGTCGAGGGCGCCTATCGCTATTCGGATTATAGCACCGTCGGCAGCACACATGCCTGGAAAGCCGGGGCGATGTGGTCGCCGGTCGAGGGCCTCAGTTTCCGCGGCGTCCTCTCACGAAGCGTCCGCACGCCGAATTTCGGCGAGCTTTACGAGGCGAAGGTCGAGACGCTCACCGGCGCATATACCGATGCCTGCTCGCTGGCGCTCTATTACGCCTCCGAGACGCGGGCGGCGAACTGCAAGGCTCTGGGCATCGACACCCCCTTCGAGACCCCCAGGATCGGGCCGGTCGTCGTCACCGGCGGCAACCCCGATCTCAAGCCCGAAACCTCGAACAGCCTGACGCTGGGCGCGATTCTGCAACCGCGGTTCCTGCCGGGTCTCGATATCACGGTCGATTATTGGGATATCGACATCAAGAATGTCATCACCCAATTCTCCTACGCCACCCTTATCCGGCTCTGCGTCGATGCGCCGACGATCGACAATCCCTACTGCGCACGCGTGACCCGCGATCCGGCTACCGGCTATGCGACGCGGGTCGAATCGAACCAGCTCAATGCCGCCCGTCTCTATGCGCGCGGTGTCGATATCGGGCTGGGCTATCGCCGGCCTATTGGCGAGGGCACGCTCAGCCTGTCGTTCAAGGGGACCTATCTGCTCGACAAGGTGACCGAAACCACACCGGGGATCCCGGAAGGCGATGTCGTTTCCGACGGTGCCTGGGAGAATCCGAGGTTCCGCGGCAACCTTCTGATGGCGTACAAGATCAACGACCTCAACATCGCGCTCAACACGCGCTTCATCAGCGCCGCGACCTATGAGCTGAACACCGATTCGGATGAGGCCTATCCGCGCCAGCATATTCCGGCGAAGGTCTACAACGACCTGTCCGTGCAATATGATATCGGGGAAAAGTATCAGTTCGGCTTCGGCGTGAACAATATCCTCAATATCATGCCGACCCATATGCCGACGATCTATCGCGACGATAGAATCTATGGCGTTGTTGGCCGCTATTTCTTCACCACGATCAAGTTGAACTTCTGA
- a CDS encoding amidohydrolase has translation MIRSPLVIAGALALAFPAAGQAAPRGAKTEVVRGVEARAKLSQVINDQLFSYAEVGFQEHETERYLSALLEKHGFAVERNIAGLPTGWVARWKNGTGGPVIALGSDIDGIPKASQTPGIPWRQPMVDGAPGHGEGHNSGQAMNIVAALAVKDWMARTNTAGTLVIWPGVAEELLGGKARFVRAGVFKDVDAAIFSHVSSQLATAWGQPNGTGMVSVEYMFEGESAHAAGAPWRGRSALDGVIAMADGWEMRREHLRPEQRSHYVISEGGDQPNVVPSEAKIWFYLREMNFDAIEKMLATADAIADGAAKMTSTTVSRKILGVAATQHFNRPIAEAAQANIVVVGLPEWDADDQAFARAVQANVGATVTTGLPTKLTAFGPPPEEPKSAGSDDIGDVSWTVPTITIRYPANIPGLPGHNWANAIAMATPIAHKGVQAGAKVMAMTVVDLLTKPKLLADAKRYFSEVQTKDQHYVSMLATDDTPPTWLNAETMARYKPELAKHYYDPQRYGSYLEQLGVQWPTLTKGPAK, from the coding sequence ATGATCCGATCCCCCCTTGTCATTGCGGGAGCGCTGGCGCTCGCTTTCCCCGCCGCCGGGCAGGCCGCGCCGCGCGGCGCCAAGACCGAGGTCGTGCGCGGCGTCGAAGCGCGAGCCAAATTGTCGCAAGTCATCAACGATCAATTGTTCAGCTATGCCGAGGTCGGGTTTCAGGAACATGAGACCGAACGCTATCTGAGCGCCCTGCTGGAAAAGCACGGGTTCGCGGTCGAGCGCAACATCGCCGGGCTGCCGACCGGCTGGGTCGCGCGGTGGAAGAACGGCACCGGCGGCCCGGTGATCGCGCTGGGCAGCGACATCGATGGCATCCCGAAAGCCAGCCAGACGCCCGGTATCCCGTGGCGTCAACCGATGGTCGATGGCGCGCCAGGCCATGGCGAGGGGCATAATAGCGGCCAGGCGATGAACATCGTCGCGGCGCTGGCAGTGAAGGACTGGATGGCTCGCACGAACACCGCAGGCACGCTGGTGATCTGGCCGGGCGTCGCGGAGGAATTGCTGGGCGGCAAGGCCCGTTTCGTCCGCGCTGGCGTGTTCAAGGATGTCGACGCGGCGATCTTCAGCCATGTCAGCAGTCAGCTAGCGACTGCCTGGGGCCAGCCCAACGGCACCGGCATGGTCAGCGTCGAATATATGTTCGAGGGCGAGAGCGCGCATGCCGCCGGCGCTCCATGGCGGGGACGCTCGGCGCTCGACGGCGTGATCGCGATGGCGGACGGTTGGGAGATGCGGCGCGAACATCTGCGCCCCGAGCAACGATCGCACTATGTCATCAGCGAAGGCGGCGACCAGCCCAATGTGGTGCCCTCCGAAGCCAAAATCTGGTTCTATCTGCGCGAAATGAATTTCGACGCCATCGAAAAGATGCTCGCGACCGCCGACGCCATCGCCGACGGCGCCGCCAAAATGACGAGCACGACGGTCAGCCGGAAAATCCTGGGGGTGGCGGCCACCCAGCACTTCAACCGGCCGATAGCGGAAGCGGCGCAGGCCAATATCGTCGTGGTCGGCCTGCCCGAATGGGACGCCGACGATCAGGCGTTCGCGCGCGCGGTGCAGGCGAATGTCGGCGCGACGGTGACGACCGGACTGCCGACGAAGCTGACGGCGTTCGGCCCGCCGCCCGAGGAGCCGAAATCGGCCGGATCGGACGATATCGGCGACGTCAGTTGGACAGTGCCCACGATCACCATCCGCTATCCGGCCAATATCCCGGGGTTGCCGGGGCATAATTGGGCGAACGCTATCGCGATGGCGACTCCGATCGCGCACAAGGGCGTCCAGGCAGGCGCCAAGGTGATGGCGATGACGGTCGTCGACCTGCTGACCAAGCCGAAGCTGCTGGCGGACGCAAAGCGCTATTTCAGCGAGGTGCAGACCAAGGACCAGCATTATGTTTCGATGCTGGCGACGGACGATACACCGCCGACGTGGCTGAATGCCGAGACGATGGCGCGGTACAAGCCCGAGCTCGCGAAGCATTATTATGATCCGCAACGTTACGGGTCGTATCTGGAGCAGCTCGGGGTCCAATGGCCGACGCTGACGAAGGGGCCGGCGAAATAA